The following coding sequences lie in one Myxococcus xanthus genomic window:
- a CDS encoding sensor histidine kinase: protein MPLRATLLPLLLPAVVVATLVAILDGPKEVVAAALVALAGSLMSLGMSRGTLQRQLDLLARHTRDRAEGGPSTAPSVVPERLDEVAGLEGAIDSLHAQLSARNTALTQEARTLTAVMDGMTESIWVTDEEGTVVRHNDALRAMLASTGSPLTGQRPLALIRNEALHDAVMRACRESASSHLELTLDGLFPRTLSIRVTPLAKDLPGSAAVFHDVTELRRLEKVRKDFVANVSHELRTPITAVRGYAETLQGGALNDPVMAPKMVEIIHRQSERLSELVEDLLELSRLESREVSLKLARVTLADAAARAADTVRPKAEGKGQVISLHVPQNLLAVGDTRAVEQVLLNLLDNAVKYTPAGGRVDVYGACEGGRCVVRVKDTGVGIEAKHLSRIFERFYRVDKGRSRDMGGTGLGLAIVKHLLQAMDGEVKVESQPNEGSTFTIFLPLAASSSAATG from the coding sequence ATGCCCCTGCGCGCCACACTCCTCCCGCTCCTGCTGCCCGCCGTCGTCGTCGCGACGCTCGTCGCCATCCTCGACGGGCCGAAGGAGGTCGTCGCCGCGGCGCTCGTCGCGCTCGCCGGCTCCCTCATGTCCCTGGGCATGAGCCGCGGAACGCTGCAGCGGCAGCTCGACCTGCTTGCCCGCCACACGCGGGACCGCGCCGAGGGGGGCCCCTCTACCGCGCCCTCCGTTGTCCCCGAGCGGCTGGACGAGGTGGCCGGGCTCGAAGGCGCCATCGACTCGCTGCACGCCCAGCTGTCCGCGCGCAACACGGCGCTTACCCAGGAGGCGCGCACCCTCACCGCCGTGATGGACGGCATGACGGAAAGCATCTGGGTGACGGACGAAGAAGGCACGGTGGTGCGCCACAACGACGCCCTCCGGGCCATGCTGGCATCCACGGGCAGCCCGCTCACCGGCCAGCGCCCCCTGGCCCTCATCCGGAACGAGGCGCTGCACGACGCCGTGATGCGCGCCTGCCGGGAGAGCGCATCCAGCCACCTGGAGCTCACGCTGGACGGCCTCTTCCCGCGCACGCTCTCCATCCGGGTGACGCCGCTGGCCAAGGACTTGCCGGGCAGCGCCGCCGTCTTCCACGACGTCACCGAGCTGCGCCGGTTGGAGAAGGTGCGCAAGGACTTCGTGGCCAACGTGTCGCACGAGCTGCGCACGCCGATTACCGCCGTCCGAGGCTACGCGGAGACGCTCCAGGGCGGCGCCCTCAATGACCCCGTCATGGCGCCGAAGATGGTGGAAATCATCCACCGCCAGTCCGAACGCCTGTCCGAGCTGGTGGAGGACCTGCTGGAGCTGTCCCGCCTGGAGTCGCGCGAGGTGAGCCTGAAGCTCGCCCGCGTCACCCTGGCCGACGCCGCCGCCCGCGCCGCCGACACCGTGCGCCCCAAGGCCGAGGGCAAGGGCCAGGTCATTTCACTCCATGTCCCCCAAAATCTACTCGCGGTGGGGGACACCCGGGCCGTGGAGCAGGTGCTGCTCAACCTGCTGGACAACGCGGTGAAGTACACGCCCGCGGGTGGCCGTGTGGATGTTTACGGTGCGTGCGAGGGAGGCCGCTGCGTGGTGCGGGTGAAGGACACGGGGGTGGGCATCGAGGCCAAGCACCTGTCGCGCATCTTCGAGCGCTTCTACCGGGTGGACAAGGGCCGCAGCCGGGACATGGGCGGTACCGGCCTGGGGCTCGCCATCGTCAAGCACCTGCTTCAGGCCATGGATGGCGAGGTCAAGGTGGAGAGTCAACCCAACGAGGGGAGCACCTTCACCATTTTTCTGCCCCTGGCGGCTTCATCGAGCGCGGCGACAGGGTAG
- the rpmF gene encoding 50S ribosomal protein L32, which translates to MGVPKKRTSKMRRDRRRAANNNLRSAVQVTKCPNCKEPVMPHRACTSCGQYKGREVVAQAEA; encoded by the coding sequence GTGGGTGTCCCCAAGAAGCGTACTTCGAAGATGCGTCGCGACCGCCGCCGTGCGGCCAACAACAACCTGCGGAGCGCCGTGCAGGTGACCAAGTGCCCGAACTGCAAGGAGCCGGTGATGCCTCACCGCGCCTGCACGTCCTGTGGCCAGTACAAGGGCCGTGAAGTGGTCGCTCAGGCCGAGGCCTGA
- a CDS encoding tetratricopeptide repeat protein, with product MHAHGWRLRGWALLLVLGLGAQPGWSRPLFPEPVLSQLGPASPAITEAREQFDQGEFEDARRTLLEGLDAPDLTDDQLVEMYRLLGLTALYLGDEPQARDAYEKLLQARPDYELPRSSPPKLRALYARIREDIKSRRVRPVTLDADPIPDPPGGEPVVVEATIQDLALGARARLFYRRAGDEAYNSVDFARERGPDGRPRERYRAVLPAYEVPTEAEAYEMEYYFEVADAAQRRLAGRGDSFQPLIFQVAPRAVRAGAAADPSSRPWYKSPWLWVGVGAVAIGATAGIVALTSGEERGRVPITIRVEPPAP from the coding sequence ATGCACGCACACGGCTGGCGGTTGCGCGGGTGGGCCCTGCTCCTGGTGCTGGGCCTGGGTGCCCAACCGGGCTGGAGCCGGCCCCTCTTCCCTGAGCCTGTTCTCTCGCAGCTCGGCCCGGCCAGTCCGGCCATCACCGAGGCCCGCGAGCAGTTCGACCAGGGCGAATTCGAAGACGCACGTCGCACCCTCCTGGAAGGCCTGGATGCGCCGGACCTGACGGATGATCAGCTGGTGGAGATGTACCGCCTGCTGGGCCTCACGGCCCTCTACCTGGGGGACGAGCCCCAGGCGCGCGACGCCTACGAGAAGCTGCTCCAGGCCCGGCCGGACTACGAGCTCCCCCGCAGCTCCCCGCCCAAGCTGCGCGCCCTCTACGCGCGCATCCGCGAGGACATCAAGAGCCGGCGCGTCCGCCCCGTCACCCTGGACGCGGACCCCATCCCTGATCCGCCGGGTGGCGAGCCCGTCGTCGTGGAGGCCACCATCCAGGACCTGGCGCTGGGCGCCCGCGCGCGCCTCTTCTACCGGCGCGCCGGTGACGAGGCCTACAACTCGGTGGACTTCGCGCGTGAGCGAGGCCCCGACGGCCGCCCCCGCGAGCGCTACCGCGCGGTGCTGCCGGCCTACGAGGTACCCACCGAGGCCGAGGCCTACGAGATGGAGTACTACTTCGAGGTCGCGGACGCGGCGCAGCGCCGGCTCGCGGGCCGGGGAGACTCCTTCCAGCCGCTCATCTTCCAGGTGGCGCCCCGGGCCGTGCGCGCCGGCGCCGCCGCCGACCCGTCCTCCCGCCCCTGGTACAAGAGCCCCTGGCTCTGGGTGGGCGTGGGCGCGGTGGCCATTGGCGCCACCGCCGGCATCGTGGCGCTGACCTCCGGCGAAGAGCGGGGCCGCGTTCCCATCACCATCCGCGTGGAGCCCCCCGCCCCATGA
- a CDS encoding YceD family protein, with the protein MLVKVDQIKDAGLKLEEPVNLELLGETLGGAASGEDTGFRATAPATLKASLRKLSGGVLLEGRFTVDVTSPCKRCLTDVATKVPVEFTLNLVPESLARGDDFKDDDEKAMEKKERSQGESGGSFEMDDADQEVFDGKTINLDPIVREQLLLALPMNAVCRDDCKGLCSQCGANRNDVACTCDTRPADPRLAPLKNIKLSN; encoded by the coding sequence ATGCTCGTAAAGGTTGATCAAATCAAGGACGCAGGGCTGAAGCTCGAGGAGCCCGTCAATCTCGAGCTGCTCGGTGAGACGCTGGGAGGCGCTGCCTCCGGCGAGGATACCGGATTCCGGGCAACGGCCCCGGCGACGTTGAAGGCGTCGCTGCGCAAGCTGAGCGGCGGCGTGCTGCTGGAGGGGCGCTTCACGGTGGACGTCACCAGCCCCTGCAAGCGCTGCCTCACCGACGTGGCCACGAAGGTCCCCGTGGAGTTCACGCTCAACCTGGTGCCGGAGTCGCTGGCCCGGGGCGACGACTTCAAGGATGACGACGAGAAGGCCATGGAGAAGAAGGAGCGTAGCCAGGGAGAGTCTGGCGGCTCCTTCGAGATGGACGACGCGGATCAGGAAGTCTTCGACGGGAAGACCATCAACCTGGACCCCATCGTCCGGGAGCAGCTCCTGCTGGCCCTGCCGATGAACGCCGTGTGCCGGGACGACTGCAAGGGCCTGTGCTCGCAGTGCGGCGCGAACCGCAACGACGTCGCCTGCACCTGTGACACCCGGCCTGCGGACCCGCGGCTGGCGCCGCTGAAGAACATCAAGCTCAGCAACTGA
- a CDS encoding response regulator has translation MSRILIIEDEQDLAGLVDYNLRAAGFETETANTGASGLAKARAHPPDLVLLDLMLPDVAGSEVLRMLKADTELRKASVIIVSAKGQESDRVQGLELGADDYVVKPFSVRELLLRVKAVLRRADAEDGPAAVLASGDISLDTTRHQVRVKGEEVLLTALEFRLLRTLLERSDRVQTREVLLSDVWGIQAEIHTRTVDTHIKRLREKLGPAGDIIETVRGVGYKLSPP, from the coding sequence ATGTCGCGCATCCTGATTATCGAGGACGAGCAGGACCTGGCTGGCCTCGTCGACTACAACCTGCGGGCCGCGGGCTTCGAAACGGAGACGGCCAACACCGGCGCGAGCGGGCTCGCCAAGGCGCGCGCGCATCCGCCAGACCTGGTGCTGCTGGACCTGATGCTGCCGGACGTGGCGGGCAGCGAGGTGCTGCGCATGCTCAAGGCGGACACCGAGCTGCGCAAGGCGTCCGTCATCATCGTCAGCGCGAAGGGCCAGGAGTCCGACCGGGTGCAGGGCCTGGAGCTGGGCGCCGACGACTACGTGGTGAAGCCCTTCTCCGTCCGCGAACTCCTCCTGCGCGTCAAGGCCGTGCTGCGCCGCGCGGACGCGGAGGACGGGCCCGCCGCGGTGCTCGCCTCCGGTGACATCAGCCTGGACACCACCCGCCACCAGGTGCGCGTGAAGGGCGAAGAGGTGCTCCTCACCGCGCTGGAGTTCCGCCTGCTGCGCACGCTGCTGGAGCGCTCGGACCGGGTGCAGACGCGCGAGGTGCTGCTGTCGGACGTCTGGGGCATCCAGGCGGAGATCCACACCCGCACCGTGGACACGCACATCAAGCGGCTGCGCGAGAAGCTGGGCCCCGCTGGGGACATCATCGAGACGGTGCGCGGCGTGGGCTACAAGCTCAGCCCTCCGTGA